In Thermodesulfobacteriota bacterium, the genomic stretch GTTTTTTACATGTTGAAAGGATATTTTTTGCCTTATTTCGATAAAAACCCACCGGATATATAACCTCTTCCAGATTCCACTCCTCCAATTTAAGCATCTTCTCCGGAGTGTCCGCTATCCCAAAGAGCCTCTTTGATGCCTGAATTGTAGTTCCATCCTGGGTTCTCGTACTGAGTATGCAGGAAATTAATACCTTAAAGGGATCCTTTGATGTCTCGGCTACCATGTTTGTAACAGGGGACTTCCAATTTGCTATTTTCTTTCGAAGTATCCCTATTATTTGGTAAATATTATCTTCTTCCATCTTTAAGATTCGTTAAGAAATGTGACTTTTCTTGACTCTTAGCAATCATGACGTGAAAAAGTGGAGGGATTAGAAGACTTGAAGGATTAAGAAGCTAGCTCTTTCAACTGCTTATCTTCTCTTTTAAATCCTTACCAACCTTTAAAAAGGGCAATCTTTTTGCCTGGACTTCAATGTTACGTCCAGTTCTAGGGTTCCTGCCGATATACGGTTTATACTCTCTAATCACAAAACTGCCAAATCCACGAATTTCAATTCTGTCGTTATTTATTAGGGCATCAGTTAGACTACCAA encodes the following:
- a CDS encoding HU family DNA-binding protein; translated protein: MNKSDLAKQLSIKANITKKKSNEIVDIIFGSLTDALINNDRIEIRGFGSFVIREYKPYIGRNPRTGRNIEVQAKRLPFLKVGKDLKEKISS